A single window of Halobacillus naozhouensis DNA harbors:
- the aldA gene encoding aldehyde dehydrogenase, translating into MKTHSLYINGEYTESSKDEWIDIVNPATEEVISRTPKGTVEDVDRAVHAASQAQKKWEMTPNIERGKIVRQLGNKIEENKDTFIDLLQEEQGKDYELATGEVELAIDYFRYMSEWARRIEGEIVPSDRANENIYIYKKPIGVVAGIVPWNFPVFILARKVATALVTGCTIVLKPSQQTPNTAMEFTKIIDSMEDIPKGVYNLITGTGSEIGNALAKHEGVQMITMTGSVPAGTKVMEAAAQNITKVNLELGGKAPAIVTQNADLDVAAESITTSRLANNGQACTNAERVYVHESVAAELIDKLKASFAQTSLGDPRSDKGADVGPLVSEERLEAVSTMVNDAEVDGAKVVIGGERADVEQGYFYKPTILTGVDHDSTVMQEEIFGPVIPITTFSTLDEAIEKGNDTEFGLSSSVYTEDLNEAMRVVNELKFGETYVNRENFEAVQGYHAGMRKSGLGGADGKHGMEDFLVTQVVYMQYKQKKQ; encoded by the coding sequence ATGAAAACGCACAGTTTGTATATAAATGGTGAATATACTGAATCATCGAAAGACGAATGGATAGATATTGTTAATCCTGCTACGGAAGAAGTCATCTCCAGAACCCCAAAAGGCACAGTTGAAGATGTGGATCGGGCGGTTCATGCTGCATCTCAGGCCCAAAAGAAATGGGAGATGACTCCTAATATAGAACGAGGGAAAATCGTTCGTCAGCTTGGTAATAAAATAGAAGAGAATAAGGATACATTTATCGATTTGCTTCAAGAAGAACAAGGTAAGGATTATGAGTTGGCAACAGGTGAAGTAGAGCTTGCCATCGATTACTTTAGGTATATGTCTGAATGGGCGCGGCGAATTGAAGGTGAAATTGTACCGAGCGATCGAGCAAATGAAAATATTTATATTTATAAAAAGCCAATTGGCGTTGTAGCTGGAATTGTACCATGGAATTTTCCGGTGTTTATTTTGGCCAGGAAGGTAGCTACAGCCCTTGTTACCGGTTGTACGATTGTATTGAAGCCGAGCCAGCAAACACCAAATACTGCCATGGAGTTTACTAAAATTATAGATTCCATGGAAGACATTCCAAAAGGTGTTTACAATCTAATTACAGGGACAGGCTCTGAGATCGGGAATGCCCTGGCTAAACACGAAGGTGTTCAAATGATTACGATGACTGGAAGTGTACCAGCTGGAACGAAGGTTATGGAGGCTGCCGCGCAAAACATTACGAAGGTAAATCTCGAGTTAGGCGGTAAGGCTCCAGCCATTGTGACCCAAAACGCCGACTTAGATGTAGCGGCAGAAAGTATTACAACGTCAAGGTTAGCTAATAATGGACAAGCCTGTACCAATGCTGAGCGTGTCTATGTCCATGAAAGTGTGGCTGCTGAACTAATTGACAAGCTCAAAGCTTCATTTGCTCAAACCTCATTAGGCGATCCGCGATCTGATAAGGGAGCAGATGTAGGACCTCTAGTTAGTGAAGAGCGCTTAGAAGCGGTATCTACGATGGTGAATGATGCAGAAGTCGACGGTGCAAAAGTCGTTATTGGCGGTGAGCGTGCGGACGTGGAACAGGGTTATTTCTATAAACCGACCATTTTAACCGGTGTCGATCATGACTCCACCGTTATGCAAGAAGAGATATTTGGTCCTGTTATCCCTATAACGACGTTTAGTACTTTAGATGAAGCGATAGAAAAAGGAAATGATACAGAGTTTGGCTTGTCCTCTTCCGTTTATACAGAGGATCTGAATGAAGCGATGAGAGTCGTCAATGAACTGAAGTTTGGAGAGACGTATGTGAATCGTGAAAACTTTGAGGCCGTGCAAGGTTATCATGCTGGGATGCGGAAATCCGGTCTTGGCGGGGCAGATGGCAAGCATGGTATGGAAGATTTTCTTGTCACACAAGTAGTTTATATGCAATATAAACAAAAGAAACAGTAA
- the queF gene encoding preQ(1) synthase → MTGRNDNDLTELSLLGNQGTSYSFEYNKSVLETFDNQHPNRDYFVKFNCPEFTTLCPKTGQPDFATIYISYIPDIKMVESKSLKLYLFSFRNHGDFHEDSVNTIMNDLIELMAPRYIEVWGKFTPRGGISIDPFCNYGKPGTKFEQIAAHRLMNHDLYPEKIDNR, encoded by the coding sequence GTGACTGGACGCAATGACAACGATTTAACTGAGTTATCTCTACTCGGTAATCAAGGAACATCTTACTCCTTTGAATACAATAAAAGTGTATTAGAAACATTCGATAATCAGCACCCTAATCGTGATTATTTTGTAAAATTTAATTGTCCAGAGTTTACAACGCTCTGTCCCAAAACGGGGCAGCCGGATTTTGCCACGATTTATATCAGTTATATTCCTGACATTAAAATGGTAGAAAGTAAGTCTCTGAAACTCTACTTATTCAGCTTTAGAAATCACGGTGATTTTCACGAAGACAGCGTGAACACGATTATGAACGATTTAATTGAACTTATGGCCCCGCGATACATTGAGGTATGGGGCAAATTTACTCCACGTGGCGGTATTTCCATCGATCCGTTCTGTAATTACGGGAAGCCTGGAACGAAATTTGAGCAAATAGCTGCCCACCGTTTAATGAATCATGACCTTTACCCTGAAAAAATCGATAACAGATAA
- the acsA gene encoding acetate--CoA ligase translates to MDMKTIPARSGKHNLQDYQQTYKNFNWDEVKENFTWSKTGKVNIAYETIDKHAEDPEKKNQAALIYTSPDREEKLTFEELKKKSNQFANVLKNHNIKKRDRVFLFMHRSPEFYASFLGILKLGAIAGPLFEAFMEQAVRDRLEDSEAKMLITTPELLDRVPVDKLPHLEKIILVGGDESGSHISFEKEMKFASEDFEIEWVDLEDGMLLHYTSGSTGKPKGVYHVHNAMLQHYQTGKWVLDLKEDDVYWCTADPGWVTGTSYGIFAPWLNGVTNVIRGGRFSPDDWYGTIAEQKVSVWYSAPTAFRKLLSAGADVAKKHDLSSLRHVLSVGEPLNPEVITWGLEAFDLRIHDTWWMTETGAMLICNYPTMEMRPGSMGKPLPGIEASIVDNDGNELPANQMGNLAIKQGWPSMMRAIWNNPGKYESYFVKGWYVSGDSAYKDGDGYFWFQGRLDDVINTSGERVGPFEVESKLIEHDAVAEAGVIGKPDPERGEIIKAFITLREGYEKSDELLEDIRQFVKKGLSAHAAPREIEITDTIPKTRSGKIMRRLLKSWELGLPTGDTSTLEE, encoded by the coding sequence ATGGACATGAAAACCATTCCAGCAAGATCGGGAAAACATAACTTACAAGATTACCAGCAGACGTACAAAAATTTTAATTGGGATGAAGTGAAAGAAAATTTCACATGGAGTAAGACGGGCAAAGTAAACATCGCCTATGAAACGATTGATAAGCACGCAGAGGACCCGGAGAAAAAGAATCAGGCTGCGCTTATTTATACATCTCCTGACCGAGAAGAGAAACTAACCTTTGAGGAACTTAAGAAAAAAAGTAATCAATTTGCAAATGTGTTGAAGAATCATAACATTAAAAAAAGAGATCGAGTATTCCTTTTCATGCATAGGAGTCCGGAGTTTTATGCATCATTCCTTGGGATTCTAAAACTCGGGGCAATTGCCGGTCCATTGTTTGAAGCATTTATGGAGCAGGCGGTTCGCGACCGTTTAGAAGATAGTGAAGCAAAAATGTTAATTACTACCCCTGAGTTATTGGATCGTGTCCCTGTTGATAAGCTTCCTCATCTTGAAAAGATCATTCTTGTAGGGGGAGATGAGTCAGGTTCACATATTAGTTTTGAGAAAGAGATGAAGTTCGCTTCCGAAGATTTTGAGATTGAATGGGTGGATTTAGAAGATGGAATGCTGCTTCATTATACGTCTGGGTCAACAGGAAAACCTAAAGGTGTGTATCACGTTCATAATGCAATGTTGCAACATTATCAGACAGGGAAATGGGTCCTTGATCTGAAAGAAGACGATGTTTATTGGTGTACAGCTGACCCTGGATGGGTAACAGGTACGAGTTATGGAATCTTTGCACCGTGGCTGAATGGGGTTACAAACGTTATCCGCGGAGGCAGGTTTAGCCCGGATGATTGGTATGGCACCATTGCTGAGCAGAAGGTTTCCGTTTGGTATTCGGCCCCAACGGCTTTCCGAAAACTGCTGAGTGCTGGAGCAGATGTAGCTAAAAAGCACGACCTTTCTTCTTTACGCCATGTATTAAGTGTGGGAGAACCTTTAAATCCTGAAGTGATCACTTGGGGACTAGAAGCCTTTGACTTACGAATTCACGATACGTGGTGGATGACAGAAACTGGTGCGATGCTGATCTGTAACTATCCAACCATGGAGATGAGGCCCGGTTCTATGGGTAAACCACTTCCAGGTATTGAAGCATCTATCGTTGATAACGATGGGAACGAACTGCCGGCCAATCAGATGGGAAACCTGGCTATTAAACAAGGCTGGCCATCGATGATGCGTGCTATTTGGAACAACCCAGGCAAATACGAAAGTTATTTTGTCAAAGGCTGGTACGTTTCAGGGGATAGTGCCTACAAAGATGGGGATGGATATTTTTGGTTTCAAGGCCGCCTGGATGACGTAATTAATACTTCAGGCGAGAGAGTTGGACCGTTTGAAGTGGAAAGTAAACTAATTGAACATGATGCAGTAGCAGAGGCAGGGGTCATTGGCAAGCCGGATCCTGAGCGTGGCGAGATTATTAAAGCCTTTATTACATTGAGGGAAGGATATGAAAAATCGGATGAATTACTCGAAGATATCCGCCAATTTGTTAAAAAAGGCCTCAGCGCCCATGCTGCACCAAGGGAAATTGAAATCACAGATACTATTCCGAAAACACGAAGTGGTAAAATAATGCGCCGTTTATTAAAATCTTGGGAACTAGGGTTGCCTACCGGAGATACATCCACTTTAGAAGAATAA
- a CDS encoding purine/pyrimidine permease translates to MTIMNNSKKSWSKVTLETVQWFVFLLASAVTLPIVIGAIFDLNFTEVAGLMQRTFFAVGITSVLQGIFGHRLPIMEGPAGLWISIFAVMAYSEVAAGKSYIETLQTLEAAMIWTGVFLFIFGIFRLAHRVLFVFTPLVTGAFLFLITVQLSGTFLKGMIGVQQQAEAIQVDKTILAFLTFFLVIGLSFFGKGWLKGYAVLIGIVVGWVLYVAWIGSRPVDSLLVSDGFNVPDLWVWGHPNFEWSVIPLAFITAVILLSNLVASVVAVSHSIYGKPSYGYSQLNRGSSFLGINHVISAMFSSVANVSLASSSGFINLTGQKSKRPFLYASLLLVAVAFFPPVVAFISAIPAPIANAALLATFVQLMGLGISNMASEELNERRLTILGISFLLGIGIMFLPAEVFQGMPSIAQNLLSNGLLVGTVLVILLEQLWKEVPGASKSNNV, encoded by the coding sequence ATGACAATAATGAATAATAGTAAAAAGTCATGGTCGAAGGTAACGTTAGAAACGGTTCAGTGGTTTGTTTTTCTATTAGCCAGTGCCGTAACGTTACCTATCGTGATTGGGGCTATTTTTGATTTGAATTTTACAGAAGTTGCGGGTCTGATGCAGCGAACCTTTTTTGCTGTTGGCATTACTTCTGTTTTACAAGGTATATTTGGCCACCGTTTACCAATCATGGAAGGTCCGGCTGGACTCTGGATCAGTATATTCGCTGTTATGGCCTACTCAGAGGTAGCGGCTGGAAAAAGCTACATAGAAACATTACAAACGCTTGAAGCAGCGATGATATGGACAGGGGTTTTCTTGTTTATCTTTGGTATTTTTCGCCTTGCACACCGTGTGCTGTTTGTATTTACTCCGCTCGTGACCGGAGCTTTTTTATTTTTAATAACCGTACAATTAAGCGGGACTTTCCTCAAGGGCATGATAGGAGTCCAGCAGCAAGCTGAAGCTATTCAGGTTGATAAGACTATTTTAGCTTTTTTAACCTTCTTTTTAGTGATCGGGTTGTCCTTTTTCGGCAAAGGCTGGTTGAAGGGCTATGCTGTCCTGATAGGAATTGTGGTCGGCTGGGTGCTGTATGTGGCATGGATTGGAAGTAGACCAGTGGACTCTTTATTGGTTTCAGATGGATTTAATGTGCCTGATTTATGGGTTTGGGGGCATCCTAACTTCGAGTGGAGCGTCATCCCCCTGGCATTTATTACAGCTGTGATCTTATTGTCAAATTTAGTAGCTTCCGTCGTTGCTGTCAGTCATTCAATCTACGGGAAGCCTTCCTATGGATACAGCCAATTGAACAGAGGCAGCAGTTTCCTTGGCATAAACCATGTGATTTCAGCGATGTTTTCTTCCGTTGCAAATGTTTCTTTGGCTTCCTCATCTGGTTTTATTAACTTGACCGGTCAAAAAAGCAAACGGCCCTTTTTATATGCTTCTTTATTACTTGTAGCTGTCGCATTTTTTCCGCCAGTTGTAGCTTTTATTTCCGCCATTCCTGCTCCTATCGCGAACGCAGCTTTACTGGCTACCTTCGTACAATTAATGGGACTTGGGATATCGAATATGGCCAGTGAGGAATTAAATGAGCGCAGGTTAACCATCCTGGGGATCTCGTTTCTGCTAGGAATCGGAATCATGTTCCTTCCTGCTGAAGTTTTTCAAGGAATGCCTTCAATTGCCCAGAATTTGCTAAGTAATGGACTGTTGGTCGGTACTGTCCTTGTAATTCTGTTAGAACAACTTTGGAAGGAAGTGCCTGGAGCCTCAAAGTCAAATAATGTGTAA
- a CDS encoding lysine N(6)-hydroxylase/L-ornithine N(5)-oxygenase family protein: protein MMTKQMYDVIGIGIGPYNLGLAALLEKTELSGAFFEKSPSFAWHPGMLIEKMDLQVPFLADLATFADPKSPYTFMNYLYEQDRMFPFFFHNQTKVPRQEYNHYLQWAANQLDDLYFGHSIVDVIDWNEADNPHYEVIALEAETGKHHHFLAKHVVMGTGSEPLIIDGMKGLPDGDVLHTSRYLYEKENLLKAAHVTVVGSGQSAIEVFLDLLEEQRHNDMKLSLLTRTGGLFQLDQAKFAQEFFTPAYVDYFHSLSYEQRIENLDTLGPLRKGIDPDTLTRLYSDLYHKTAGGEKDYVLINPMTEVKSISPSDKGGYDLQCRQWQEEIDYRFHTEKVILATGYKPHIPDWFYNRFEEKIKWEDQKHYRVTRDYRLEFSDQRGHHFFTLTDLTYSHGAGATNLGLAVHRNVEIINTIAGKDIYKNQRNPSFQTFSMKEFKE, encoded by the coding sequence ATGATGACTAAGCAAATGTACGATGTGATTGGTATTGGTATCGGACCTTATAATTTAGGGTTGGCAGCTTTGCTTGAAAAAACAGAACTAAGCGGTGCTTTTTTTGAAAAATCGCCTTCATTTGCCTGGCACCCCGGGATGTTAATTGAAAAAATGGATCTTCAAGTACCTTTTTTAGCGGACTTAGCTACTTTTGCTGACCCAAAAAGTCCGTACACGTTCATGAACTACTTATATGAACAAGATCGGATGTTTCCTTTCTTTTTTCATAATCAGACGAAAGTGCCGCGGCAGGAATACAATCATTATTTGCAATGGGCAGCTAATCAATTAGACGATTTGTATTTTGGCCATTCCATTGTTGATGTGATTGATTGGAACGAGGCTGACAATCCTCACTACGAAGTCATAGCACTGGAGGCGGAAACTGGAAAACATCATCACTTCCTGGCGAAACATGTTGTAATGGGCACAGGTAGCGAACCACTGATCATAGATGGGATGAAAGGTCTTCCTGATGGTGACGTATTACATACAAGCCGATATTTATATGAAAAAGAAAATTTATTGAAAGCGGCTCATGTTACAGTGGTTGGCTCGGGTCAAAGTGCTATAGAGGTCTTTCTTGACTTGTTGGAAGAACAAAGGCACAACGACATGAAACTTAGCCTTCTTACTAGAACAGGAGGGCTGTTTCAACTGGATCAGGCGAAGTTTGCTCAGGAATTCTTCACCCCTGCTTATGTTGATTACTTTCATTCTTTAAGTTATGAACAACGAATAGAGAATCTTGACACTCTTGGACCCCTAAGAAAGGGAATTGACCCTGACACGTTGACCCGGCTTTACTCCGATCTTTACCATAAAACTGCTGGCGGGGAAAAAGATTATGTGTTAATCAATCCAATGACAGAGGTGAAGTCAATTTCTCCATCTGATAAGGGCGGCTATGATTTGCAGTGCCGGCAGTGGCAGGAGGAAATAGATTATCGTTTTCATACGGAAAAAGTAATCTTGGCGACTGGTTATAAACCACATATCCCTGACTGGTTTTACAATCGCTTTGAAGAGAAAATTAAATGGGAAGATCAAAAACATTATCGTGTTACCCGAGATTACCGGCTTGAATTTTCAGATCAACGTGGCCATCACTTTTTTACGTTGACTGATTTAACATATTCACACGGGGCAGGGGCTACTAATCTTGGTCTGGCTGTTCATCGTAATGTTGAGATTATTAATACGATTGCAGGCAAGGACATCTATAAAAATCAACGAAATCCCAGCTTTCAGACTTTTTCTATGAAAGAGTTCAAAGAATAA
- a CDS encoding type 1 glutamine amidotransferase domain-containing protein, with the protein MSKIACVMTSMFEDVEYTQPVDAFAKEGHEVTTIEWEGGKEVTGKQGEATATIDKSINDVKPTDFDALFIPGGFSPDQLRGDEKFVQFAKHFMDEKKPVFAICHGPQLLITAKSLEGRTATGFKSIAVDMEYAGVDYKDQEVVVCQDQLVTSRQPDDIPAFNHEASKLLK; encoded by the coding sequence ATGAGTAAGATCGCATGTGTTATGACGTCTATGTTTGAAGATGTAGAGTACACGCAGCCTGTTGATGCTTTTGCAAAAGAAGGACATGAAGTGACCACGATTGAATGGGAAGGTGGCAAAGAAGTTACAGGTAAACAGGGCGAGGCAACCGCTACGATTGATAAGTCTATCAATGATGTAAAGCCTACTGACTTTGATGCTCTATTTATTCCTGGCGGCTTTTCTCCTGATCAGCTTCGGGGTGATGAAAAGTTCGTACAATTTGCTAAACACTTTATGGATGAGAAGAAACCTGTATTTGCCATATGTCATGGGCCACAGTTATTGATCACAGCTAAATCATTAGAAGGTCGTACAGCTACAGGCTTCAAATCCATTGCTGTTGACATGGAATATGCTGGAGTTGATTATAAAGATCAAGAAGTCGTTGTTTGTCAGGATCAATTAGTAACAAGTCGTCAGCCTGATGACATTCCTGCTTTTAACCACGAAGCAAGTAAACTGTTAAAGTAA
- a CDS encoding PH domain-containing protein, with the protein MLWALVYHEVTDRHFRIVFGPIKKNIPLYDIKKVHYSYNPLSSPAWTFKRLEISYSHYNSILASTPKNESACRELLKEICPHVQN; encoded by the coding sequence ATGCTCTGGGCACTCGTTTATCATGAAGTAACTGATCGTCATTTTCGAATCGTATTCGGGCCTATAAAGAAGAATATTCCATTATATGATATTAAAAAGGTTCACTATTCCTATAATCCTTTATCAAGCCCAGCCTGGACATTTAAACGACTTGAAATCTCATATTCTCATTATAATTCAATTTTAGCTTCAACTCCAAAAAACGAATCCGCGTGCCGGGAATTACTAAAGGAAATATGTCCCCATGTCCAAAATTGA
- a CDS encoding DUF3891 family protein: MIVQQQGNQFLMMKQHDHAQISGELALQWKQKYLLRSKLREEADWAIGQHDRAWIPLDERPTWNEEKQQPYTFIDYPLEEKLAAYQRGIEEVAVESKYAGMLCSLHYQSFFSKDSEDQRIHAFIDNEERRREQLREAMKVEVPKDLYHTHFERLQFCDDLSLYICMQEPGVSKANELSWFKDGFRQSFDIAPDGIMPYWQDKEHVVLDPFPFETTFQVAIPYRIVQRKGIEGVGLRNAFDQAQLCERTVTFVPSL; encoded by the coding sequence ATGATCGTTCAACAACAAGGAAATCAATTCCTTATGATGAAGCAGCACGATCATGCACAGATTTCCGGGGAGTTAGCTTTACAATGGAAGCAGAAATACTTATTGCGATCCAAACTTAGAGAGGAAGCAGACTGGGCAATAGGCCAACATGACCGGGCCTGGATTCCACTGGATGAAAGACCAACGTGGAATGAAGAAAAGCAGCAGCCCTATACATTTATCGATTACCCTTTAGAAGAAAAACTGGCTGCCTATCAACGAGGAATCGAGGAAGTTGCCGTCGAATCAAAGTATGCAGGAATGTTATGCAGCTTACACTATCAATCTTTTTTCTCGAAAGATAGTGAAGATCAGCGCATACATGCATTCATTGATAATGAAGAGAGGCGTCGTGAACAGCTTAGGGAAGCGATGAAAGTGGAGGTACCTAAAGATTTGTATCATACTCATTTTGAAAGACTTCAGTTCTGTGATGACCTATCTCTTTATATCTGCATGCAAGAGCCAGGGGTCTCCAAAGCGAACGAGTTATCTTGGTTTAAGGATGGATTTAGACAGTCGTTTGATATTGCGCCAGATGGCATCATGCCCTATTGGCAAGACAAAGAGCATGTAGTATTGGATCCTTTCCCGTTTGAAACGACTTTCCAGGTGGCAATCCCATACCGAATTGTACAACGGAAGGGAATCGAGGGAGTTGGGTTAAGGAATGCATTTGACCAAGCACAACTATGCGAGCGAACCGTCACATTTGTCCCTTCCCTGTAA
- a CDS encoding glycoside hydrolase family 18 protein, whose product MQIHVVNQGDSVYSIAALYGSTPSAIIEANELETPGNLVVGQALVIPGEGQFYFVQPGDSLYSIANQFGITIETLIQVNQLQPNQILPIGYRLYIPQGPSPQITTNAYIEPTGGEVSDVLRSSAEQRAPLLSYLAPFSYEVQEDGSLQAPPLDNFKAIAEANNASLMMVVTNLAEDGFSQELGRAILTNEQLQNTLLDNIVQTAQSVGFQDIHFDFEFLPPETKENYNQFLRKAKQRFSEEGLLLSTALAPKTSAEQEGAWYEAHDYQAHGEIVDFVVLMTYEWGYSGGPPRAVSPIGPVTEVVNYALTVMPADKILLGQNLYGYDWTLPYEPGGEIAEAVSPQQAIQIARENNAAISYDEEAQAPFFMYTDSEGNQHEVWFEDARSIQAKFDLIKRLNLKGISYWKLGLSFPQNWLLLSNQFTIAKNQ is encoded by the coding sequence ATGCAAATTCATGTCGTAAATCAAGGTGATTCGGTCTACTCGATTGCAGCATTATATGGAAGTACACCTAGTGCGATTATAGAGGCAAATGAATTAGAAACACCAGGGAATCTTGTAGTGGGCCAGGCTCTCGTTATTCCTGGCGAAGGCCAATTTTATTTTGTCCAGCCAGGTGATAGTTTATATTCGATTGCTAATCAATTTGGTATAACTATAGAGACACTTATCCAAGTAAACCAATTACAACCCAACCAGATACTTCCAATTGGGTACAGACTCTATATACCCCAGGGGCCTTCTCCACAAATCACGACAAATGCCTATATCGAACCAACGGGCGGGGAAGTATCAGATGTACTTCGTAGTTCAGCGGAACAACGTGCACCTTTATTAAGTTATTTGGCTCCATTTAGTTATGAGGTACAAGAGGACGGTTCCCTTCAGGCTCCCCCGCTTGATAACTTCAAAGCAATCGCTGAAGCCAATAACGCCTCTTTAATGATGGTGGTAACCAACTTAGCAGAAGATGGATTTAGTCAGGAACTGGGACGAGCGATTTTAACGAATGAACAACTCCAAAACACACTGCTTGATAATATCGTACAGACTGCACAGTCGGTAGGGTTTCAGGATATTCATTTTGATTTTGAATTTTTACCTCCCGAAACCAAAGAAAATTACAATCAGTTTCTACGGAAAGCCAAGCAACGCTTTTCTGAGGAAGGACTGCTTTTATCAACAGCCCTTGCACCAAAGACCAGCGCCGAACAAGAAGGAGCCTGGTACGAAGCGCATGATTATCAAGCCCATGGTGAGATTGTTGATTTCGTCGTGTTGATGACCTATGAGTGGGGATACAGCGGAGGCCCGCCTAGAGCCGTGTCACCGATCGGACCCGTTACAGAAGTCGTTAATTATGCGCTGACTGTTATGCCTGCAGATAAAATTTTGCTCGGTCAGAATTTATATGGCTATGACTGGACGCTTCCATATGAACCCGGCGGGGAGATTGCCGAGGCAGTGAGTCCCCAGCAGGCGATCCAAATTGCCCGTGAAAATAACGCGGCCATCTCCTACGATGAAGAAGCACAAGCCCCTTTCTTTATGTACACCGATTCAGAAGGTAATCAACACGAGGTATGGTTTGAAGATGCTCGATCCATTCAGGCAAAATTTGATTTGATCAAGCGGTTAAATTTAAAAGGAATCAGTTATTGGAAGTTAGGGCTCTCATTTCCTCAAAACTGGCTGTTATTAAGCAATCAATTTACAATTGCTAAGAATCAGTAG
- the tadA gene encoding tRNA adenosine(34) deaminase TadA, with product MQLAIEQAKRARALGEVPIGAVIVYQEEVIASGYNQRETSQLASSHAEIISIEKANEIIGSWRLEKCTLYVTLEPCPMCAGAIVQSRVPRVVYGAPDPKAGCAGTLMNLLQEDRFNHQSDVIGGIMEEECGKLLKDFFRELREKKKRSKSGEN from the coding sequence ATGCAGTTAGCCATTGAGCAGGCGAAGCGAGCAAGAGCACTAGGCGAGGTTCCAATTGGAGCGGTAATTGTTTATCAGGAGGAGGTCATTGCGTCAGGGTATAACCAACGGGAAACCTCACAGCTTGCCTCTTCCCATGCGGAAATTATTTCGATAGAGAAAGCAAATGAGATAATAGGAAGCTGGCGGTTAGAAAAATGCACGCTGTATGTCACCTTAGAACCTTGCCCGATGTGCGCTGGAGCAATAGTCCAATCCAGAGTTCCGAGAGTCGTATACGGAGCCCCCGACCCTAAGGCAGGCTGCGCGGGGACACTGATGAACTTACTTCAAGAAGATCGCTTTAACCATCAATCTGACGTTATTGGTGGTATTATGGAAGAAGAATGCGGCAAGCTGCTGAAGGATTTTTTTCGAGAGCTTCGTGAAAAAAAGAAACGGAGCAAATCTGGCGAAAATTAA